In the Bacteroidota bacterium genome, one interval contains:
- a CDS encoding DUF1573 domain-containing protein has protein sequence MWWVSDTYDFGKIPQAVPATARFEFVNTGKEALIITDVQRTCGCTSTDWSKEPIAPGQKGWVTAVYNAANEGGFTKSITVLSNSSTPSVKLTFKGTVVKDDTGSVPAQESIFGN, from the coding sequence ATTTGGTGGGTAAGCGATACTTACGATTTTGGTAAAATACCTCAGGCAGTGCCTGCTACCGCGCGTTTTGAGTTTGTAAACACAGGCAAAGAAGCACTCATTATTACCGATGTGCAAAGAACCTGCGGTTGCACCAGCACCGACTGGAGTAAAGAACCAATAGCACCGGGACAAAAAGGTTGGGTTACTGCTGTATATAATGCAGCAAACGAAGGTGGGTTTACAAAATCCATTACCGTGTTATCCAATTCCTCAACCCCTAGTGTTAAGTTAACCTTTAAAGGAACAGTGGTAAAAGACGACACCGGTAGCGTTCCCGCTCAGGAGTCGATCTTTGGGAATTAA
- a CDS encoding DUF1573 domain-containing protein, whose product MFTNTGKSPIIISNVQKTCGCTITDWTKEPIMPGQQGFVMAEFNAAKEGPFTKAITVQSDSKTPSVKLYFKGTVQKSEQAGGVPEQNNIFNSGGN is encoded by the coding sequence ATGTTTACCAATACCGGTAAATCTCCTATTATTATATCAAACGTTCAAAAAACTTGTGGTTGTACAATTACTGACTGGACAAAAGAACCAATTATGCCGGGTCAGCAAGGTTTTGTTATGGCAGAATTTAATGCTGCTAAAGAAGGACCTTTTACAAAAGCAATCACCGTTCAGTCTGATTCAAAAACACCTTCAGTAAAATTATACTTCAAAGGCACAGTTCAAAAATCAGAACAAGCAGGTGGTGTTCCTGAACAAAACAATATTTTTAACTCAGGTGGTAATTAA